In one Rhodothermus sp. genomic region, the following are encoded:
- the pncA gene encoding bifunctional nicotinamidase/pyrazinamidase codes for MKALLIVDVQNDFCPGGALPVPEGDAVVPVINRLIPYFENILQTQDWHPAGHWSFASAHPGKKPFETIQLSYGEQVLWPDHCVQGTPGADFHPALDTTRTQLIIRKGFRKEIDSYSAFYENDKRTATGLAGYLKERGLTTLYVVGLAADFCVKWSALDARRLGFDVYVVTDATRGIDTNGSLARAWQEMKAAGVHLVTADEVMRQTEPVG; via the coding sequence ATGAAGGCGTTGCTCATTGTGGACGTGCAGAATGACTTTTGCCCGGGGGGTGCGCTACCTGTACCCGAGGGCGATGCAGTCGTTCCGGTGATCAACCGGTTGATCCCGTATTTTGAGAATATCCTGCAGACGCAGGACTGGCATCCGGCCGGACACTGGTCGTTTGCGTCGGCGCATCCCGGCAAAAAGCCATTCGAAACCATTCAGCTTAGCTATGGCGAACAGGTGCTCTGGCCGGATCATTGCGTACAGGGCACTCCGGGGGCCGACTTTCATCCGGCGCTGGATACCACGCGCACGCAGCTCATCATCCGGAAAGGTTTTCGAAAAGAGATCGACTCTTATTCAGCCTTTTACGAAAACGACAAAAGGACAGCCACCGGACTGGCCGGTTACCTGAAGGAGCGGGGCCTTACGACGCTGTACGTGGTCGGTCTGGCGGCCGACTTCTGTGTGAAGTGGTCGGCGCTGGATGCACGTCGCCTGGGTTTCGACGTGTACGTGGTGACCGACGCGACGCGCGGTATTGATACGAACGGATCCCTGGCGCGTGCCTGGCAAGAGATGAAGGCAGCCGGTGTGCATCTGGTCACCGCCGATGAAGTGATGCGTCAGACCGAGCCGGTAGGATAA
- a CDS encoding glycosyltransferase family 2 protein — MASPQVSVYMTVRNGAPWVSSAIQSILQQTLSDWELIIVDDGSTDDTPRILRSFARQDARIQVIATEGIGRGPALNLALQHTHAPYVANLDADDLAHPQRLELELHAIRTHPAFSLVASASIVFAERPPREWPVYAKERIPLVDITQGLLLFNPVIHSSVLMSRAAVAAVGGYCETLQDNLDYDLWVRLATSGYRLGLLNLPLVGKRIHPAQSFETRRHMRYVLSGARIQHQAIRHCKASTRYKLKAWLFLCLRIAWGFLPQRIRFWFRARRQQLAITSGKAGHSCP; from the coding sequence ATGGCGTCGCCGCAGGTAAGTGTGTACATGACTGTTCGGAATGGAGCCCCCTGGGTATCGTCAGCCATTCAGAGTATTCTGCAACAAACCCTGTCTGACTGGGAGTTGATAATTGTGGATGACGGGTCCACCGATGATACGCCACGCATTCTCCGATCATTTGCCCGTCAAGATGCCCGCATTCAGGTTATCGCCACCGAAGGGATTGGCAGGGGGCCGGCCTTGAATCTGGCTCTCCAGCATACACATGCTCCTTATGTGGCCAATCTGGACGCGGATGACCTCGCCCATCCCCAACGACTGGAGCTGGAGTTACATGCAATCCGCACCCATCCTGCTTTCTCGCTGGTTGCTTCTGCCAGCATCGTCTTCGCAGAGCGCCCTCCGCGTGAATGGCCGGTTTACGCAAAAGAAAGGATACCGCTTGTGGACATCACGCAGGGCTTACTGCTGTTCAATCCGGTAATTCATTCTTCCGTGCTGATGTCTCGGGCAGCTGTGGCAGCAGTAGGCGGCTATTGTGAAACGCTCCAGGACAATCTGGATTATGATCTGTGGGTTCGTCTGGCAACTTCAGGATATCGTCTGGGATTGCTCAATCTACCTCTGGTGGGCAAGCGTATCCACCCGGCCCAGTCTTTTGAAACCCGACGCCATATGCGCTACGTACTTTCCGGTGCACGCATTCAGCACCAGGCCATTCGCCATTGCAAGGCGTCGACACGTTATAAACTGAAAGCCTGGCTTTTTCTATGCCTTCGAATTGCCTGGGGTTTTCTGCCGCAGCGCATCCGTTTCTGGTTCCGTGCACGACGCCAGCAGCTTGCTATAACATCCGGTAAGGCCGGCCACTCCTGCCCGTAG
- a CDS encoding aldehyde dehydrogenase family protein encodes MTPHPAAMPCTPELARTMAEVFERQRRHHAAIRNRTVRERRRQLIRLREAVLDHREAIRAALWADFRKPPLEVDLTEIAPVVTEARYVARHLAHWMRPRRVGSALTHLGTRAEIRYEPKGVVLILSPWNYPFTLTLAPLVTAIAAGNCVIVKPSELAPNSARTLRRIIEEVFDPEEVALFEGDHTVAEALLELPFDHIFFTGSPRVGRLVMEAAARHLSSVTLELGGKSPAVVDETADVEQAAEKIAWGKFTNAGQTCIAPDYVLVHRSLHNALVAALQTQIETFYGPDPEAWRQNNSYARIVNDRHFARLRQLYEDALAHGAREVLGGPWHPEERFVPPTLLTHVPDEAAIMQEEIFGPLLPLQTFEHLDEALSAINRRPKPLALYVFARDAQRARYVLDHTSAGGGCVNDTLLQFNHPDLPFGGVGHSGIGKAYRYHGFLAFSNERPVVYRRFDFPLLRRLYPPYDEQAQRLIDRLLPFL; translated from the coding sequence ATGACCCCTCATCCCGCTGCCATGCCCTGCACGCCGGAGCTGGCACGCACCATGGCTGAAGTATTCGAGCGCCAGCGACGGCATCACGCGGCTATCCGTAACCGTACAGTGCGCGAGCGACGACGCCAACTTATTCGCCTGCGCGAAGCTGTGCTGGACCATCGCGAAGCTATCCGCGCAGCGCTCTGGGCCGACTTTCGGAAACCTCCGCTGGAAGTAGACCTGACCGAAATCGCGCCTGTTGTTACTGAAGCCCGTTACGTGGCTCGCCATCTGGCCCACTGGATGCGCCCCAGGCGGGTAGGATCTGCCCTGACGCACCTGGGCACTCGTGCTGAGATCCGCTATGAGCCCAAAGGCGTGGTACTCATTCTATCGCCCTGGAACTACCCGTTCACGTTGACGCTCGCACCACTCGTAACAGCGATCGCCGCAGGCAATTGCGTGATTGTCAAACCCTCAGAGCTGGCGCCCAACAGTGCCCGCACCCTGCGGCGAATCATTGAAGAGGTGTTCGATCCAGAAGAAGTAGCCCTCTTTGAAGGCGATCACACGGTGGCCGAAGCCCTCCTGGAGCTTCCTTTCGATCATATCTTTTTTACAGGAAGCCCTCGGGTAGGACGCCTCGTGATGGAAGCCGCGGCACGCCATCTTTCCTCGGTGACCCTTGAACTCGGCGGCAAGTCGCCTGCCGTGGTCGATGAAACGGCCGACGTCGAACAGGCCGCTGAAAAAATCGCCTGGGGCAAGTTTACAAATGCCGGGCAGACCTGCATTGCTCCCGACTATGTACTGGTGCATCGAAGCTTGCACAACGCATTGGTGGCCGCCCTGCAAACCCAGATCGAAACGTTCTACGGCCCGGATCCTGAAGCCTGGCGACAGAACAATAGCTATGCCCGCATTGTTAACGACCGCCACTTTGCGCGTTTGCGCCAATTGTATGAAGATGCCCTGGCACACGGGGCTCGTGAAGTCCTGGGCGGTCCCTGGCATCCGGAGGAGCGCTTCGTTCCCCCTACGCTGCTGACCCATGTGCCGGACGAAGCAGCCATCATGCAGGAAGAAATCTTTGGGCCTTTGCTCCCCCTTCAGACCTTCGAGCATCTGGATGAAGCCCTGAGCGCTATCAACCGACGGCCCAAACCGCTGGCGCTGTACGTGTTTGCTCGCGATGCACAGCGGGCCCGTTATGTCCTGGATCATACCTCAGCCGGCGGAGGCTGCGTAAACGATACGCTTCTGCAGTTTAACCACCCTGACCTGCCGTTCGGAGGGGTCGGCCACAGCGGGATTGGCAAAGCCTACCGCTATCACGGTTTTCTGGCCTTCTCGAACGAGCGGCCTGTAGTCTATCGTCGGTTCGACTTCCCCCTGCTTCGCCGGCTTTATCCCCCTTACGACGAACAAGCACAGCGACTGATCGACCGACTTCTACCGTTTCTCTGA
- a CDS encoding hemolysin family protein, translating to MGLLISYLALALGVSFLCSIMEAVLLSVTPSYVAARQHTATGRLLQRLKRDIDRPLAAILSLNTIAHTAGVAGVGAQAVKVFGDTYLGLISGGLTLMILVFSEIIPKTVGALYWRILAPPTAPLLIVLIWLLYPFVLLSEAITRLLTRERQAPSVSREELAALAELGRQQGVFEQEELRILKNLLRFHALRAKDIMTPRTVVFALPEDLTIAEVLRRYPELRFSRIPIYRKTRDHITGYVLKDEILLHAARDEGDLPLHHLRREILVVPENLPLPELFERMLNRLEHIALVIDEYGGTAGIVTLEDVVETLLGLEIVDEVDSTRDMQELARQQWRRRAVRLGLLPEAQAAADAAAAAGERAATVRLGLTGGPPHPNR from the coding sequence ATGGGACTGCTAATCTCTTATCTTGCCCTGGCGCTGGGCGTTTCGTTTCTGTGTTCTATCATGGAAGCTGTGCTGCTCAGCGTGACGCCCTCATATGTCGCAGCCCGCCAGCATACCGCAACGGGACGGCTCCTTCAACGGCTGAAACGTGACATCGACCGACCGCTGGCGGCTATTTTGAGCCTGAACACCATTGCGCACACCGCGGGCGTAGCAGGCGTAGGAGCCCAGGCAGTTAAGGTCTTCGGAGACACGTATCTGGGCCTTATCTCCGGCGGATTGACGCTGATGATCCTGGTCTTTTCAGAGATTATCCCTAAAACCGTAGGAGCCCTCTACTGGCGCATCCTGGCCCCTCCCACTGCTCCCCTCCTGATTGTTTTGATCTGGCTGCTATACCCCTTTGTGCTACTCTCAGAAGCCATTACCCGTCTGTTGACGCGTGAACGCCAGGCACCTTCCGTCAGCCGTGAAGAACTGGCAGCCCTCGCCGAACTGGGCCGTCAGCAGGGCGTGTTCGAACAAGAAGAATTACGCATTCTTAAGAACCTGTTGCGCTTCCATGCGCTGCGGGCCAAAGACATCATGACTCCACGCACCGTTGTCTTTGCCCTGCCTGAAGACCTGACCATCGCAGAAGTGCTGCGTCGCTATCCGGAGCTACGCTTTTCTCGCATTCCCATTTACCGCAAAACACGCGACCATATTACCGGTTACGTACTGAAAGACGAGATTCTGCTGCATGCTGCCCGGGATGAAGGGGATCTGCCCCTGCATCACCTGCGACGCGAAATTCTGGTGGTGCCGGAGAACCTGCCGCTTCCCGAGTTGTTCGAGCGCATGTTGAACCGCCTGGAACATATCGCGCTGGTGATCGACGAATACGGAGGGACAGCGGGCATTGTGACACTTGAAGATGTGGTCGAGACGTTGCTGGGACTGGAGATCGTGGACGAAGTCGATTCCACGCGCGACATGCAGGAGCTGGCTCGTCAGCAGTGGCGACGTCGCGCTGTCCGGCTGGGTCTACTGCCAGAAGCGCAGGCAGCAGCAGATGCGGCAGCAGCCGCTGGCGAGCGAGCAGCTACCGTGCGCCTGGGATTGACGGGCGGCCCCCCTCATCCGAATCGCTGA
- a CDS encoding glycosyltransferase family 4 protein has product MHIAYLITRTDELGGAQVHVFELARCLLHRGVQVTVLGGGDGTFAAQLRRAGIPYQHIPWLVRPIRPWIDIRCFRALRTVLAQLKPHLVTVHSSKAGWLGRLAARSLRLPVIFTVHGWAFTEGVPPMRRTLFALAERLAAPFADRIITVSDYDRQLALRHHIAPATKLVTVHNGIPDIAPHLRAHPDRNGRIRLVMVARFRPPKDQSLLLQALADLRELPWELELIGDGPLRTTCQRLIARLQLTDRVYFAGECQDVAERLARAHIFALVSNYEGLPLSILEAMRAGLPVVASNVGGVHEAVLHEKTGLLFPRGDIAALRAALQRLITQPALRKQLGSAGRRRYEQAFTIEHMVTRTWRVYQEVLQQKPVAIT; this is encoded by the coding sequence TTGCATATTGCGTATCTGATTACCCGCACCGACGAACTCGGAGGAGCCCAGGTTCATGTGTTTGAACTGGCCCGTTGCCTTTTGCATCGGGGAGTGCAAGTCACCGTTTTAGGAGGAGGGGACGGAACATTCGCAGCGCAGCTTCGACGTGCCGGCATTCCCTATCAGCATATCCCCTGGCTGGTGCGTCCTATCCGCCCATGGATCGATATACGGTGTTTTCGGGCGTTGCGGACTGTGCTGGCGCAGCTCAAGCCGCATCTGGTGACGGTACATTCTTCCAAAGCTGGATGGCTTGGAAGGCTGGCTGCCCGAAGCCTGCGATTGCCCGTTATTTTTACGGTGCATGGTTGGGCCTTTACGGAAGGGGTGCCGCCCATGCGACGGACGCTATTTGCGTTGGCCGAACGCCTGGCAGCACCTTTTGCCGATCGAATTATTACCGTATCCGACTATGACCGTCAGTTGGCACTACGTCACCATATTGCGCCAGCGACGAAGTTGGTCACTGTGCACAATGGCATTCCAGATATTGCGCCGCATCTACGGGCACATCCCGATCGCAACGGGCGCATCCGGCTGGTTATGGTGGCGCGTTTCCGTCCGCCTAAGGATCAGTCGCTATTGCTACAGGCACTGGCAGATCTGCGCGAGCTTCCCTGGGAGCTGGAGTTGATCGGCGACGGCCCCTTGCGAACAACCTGTCAACGACTGATAGCCCGGCTGCAGCTGACCGACCGGGTATACTTTGCCGGCGAGTGTCAGGATGTAGCAGAACGACTGGCCCGTGCGCATATCTTTGCGCTTGTCTCCAACTATGAAGGCCTGCCTCTTAGCATTCTGGAGGCCATGCGGGCAGGGCTGCCAGTCGTTGCTTCAAACGTGGGAGGTGTGCATGAGGCGGTCCTCCACGAAAAGACGGGCCTCCTGTTTCCGCGCGGAGATATAGCCGCCTTACGTGCAGCATTGCAGCGCCTGATTACGCAGCCAGCATTGCGTAAGCAGCTGGGAAGTGCTGGTCGCCGACGCTATGAGCAGGCTTTTACGATTGAACACATGGTAACCAGAACCTGGAGGGTGTACCAGGAGGTGCTTCAACAGAAACCGGTAGCGATAACATGA
- a CDS encoding dipeptidase yields the protein MRGITCMLLLLSLVAACRTEDQRRLERARQLTQRFILIDGHIDVPYRLRQFPEDITRRTELGDFDYERARAGGLDAPFFSIYLPAELQDTPGASKALADSLIDMVEALARQAPDKFILARSPDDVRRAHREGRIALLMGMENGSGLEGDLRNVAYFYERGIRYITLTHARVNQICDSSYDTTRVWNGLSPFGEQVIDEMNRLGMLIDISHVSDSAFYDVLRRTKAPVIASHSSARHFTPGWERNMSDDMIRALAANGGVIMINFGSSFLRSEYQTMGDSLRQQLRSDLQAQGLHPDSPEGRRWLAQQRKQYPLGTVADVADHIDHVVQLAGIDHVGLGSDFDGVFALPEGLQDVSMYPNLVAELLRRGYSEEAIEKILGGNLLRVWETVEAVAAELQQQQHTP from the coding sequence ATGCGTGGCATTACCTGCATGCTCTTGCTGCTCAGTCTGGTGGCCGCCTGCCGGACCGAAGATCAGCGGCGTCTGGAACGGGCACGCCAGCTTACCCAGCGGTTCATTCTGATTGACGGACATATTGACGTACCTTACCGCTTACGCCAGTTTCCGGAGGACATCACCCGACGCACCGAACTGGGCGACTTCGACTACGAACGCGCCCGGGCCGGTGGTCTTGATGCCCCGTTTTTCTCCATTTACCTGCCGGCTGAGCTGCAAGACACGCCCGGCGCCTCCAAAGCACTGGCCGACTCGCTGATCGACATGGTAGAGGCGCTGGCCCGTCAGGCACCAGACAAATTCATACTGGCCCGCTCACCAGATGATGTGCGCCGCGCCCACCGCGAAGGCCGCATCGCGCTACTTATGGGTATGGAAAACGGCTCTGGTCTGGAAGGGGACCTGCGCAACGTAGCTTACTTTTATGAGCGCGGCATCCGGTACATCACACTGACGCATGCCCGGGTCAACCAGATCTGCGATAGTTCCTACGATACTACACGCGTCTGGAATGGCCTGAGTCCGTTTGGTGAGCAGGTAATCGACGAAATGAACCGGCTCGGCATGCTGATCGATATCTCGCATGTTTCCGACAGCGCTTTTTACGACGTGCTGCGCCGCACCAAGGCCCCAGTGATCGCCTCACACTCGTCAGCCCGTCATTTTACCCCCGGATGGGAACGCAACATGAGCGACGACATGATCCGGGCACTGGCAGCCAACGGCGGGGTCATCATGATCAACTTTGGTTCTTCGTTCTTACGTAGTGAGTACCAGACCATGGGGGATTCCCTGCGGCAGCAGCTTAGGAGCGACCTGCAGGCACAGGGGCTTCATCCTGATTCGCCCGAAGGACGCCGCTGGCTGGCACAGCAGCGCAAGCAATATCCCCTGGGTACAGTGGCCGACGTAGCCGATCATATTGATCACGTAGTCCAACTCGCAGGCATCGATCACGTAGGACTGGGCTCCGACTTCGACGGAGTCTTTGCCCTGCCGGAAGGGCTACAGGACGTGTCGATGTATCCGAACCTCGTAGCCGAGCTGCTGCGGCGTGGCTACAGCGAAGAGGCCATTGAAAAAATCCTGGGCGGCAACCTGCTGCGCGTCTGGGAGACGGTCGAAGCCGTCGCTGCCGAACTTCAACAACAGCAACACACCCCTTAG
- a CDS encoding helical backbone metal receptor, which produces MIPFPREQTDARGRTVRLGAPPRRIVSLVPSLTELLAALGLDSAVVGLTRFCVRPPDWKRRKTIVGGTKQINIERLLHLQPDLVLANLEENTREIVETLDPHVPVFVTHVRTLDDALQMIRQIGYLTGTDSKADALATTIAERFAALPTFPPVRTLYLIWRNPYMSVGHDTFIHDMLQRGGFENVCAHQTRYPVLDPEAIRKLQPEVILLSSEPYPFKATHFDELRPLCPGATFLLVDGQPFSWYGARLLETPAYLQRLRTQLPIRLPS; this is translated from the coding sequence ATGATCCCCTTTCCGCGTGAGCAGACCGACGCACGTGGTCGCACAGTCCGCCTTGGTGCCCCACCCCGACGTATCGTCTCGCTCGTGCCCAGTCTGACCGAGCTGCTGGCAGCGCTCGGACTGGACAGCGCCGTAGTCGGCCTGACGCGCTTCTGCGTGCGCCCACCCGACTGGAAACGCCGCAAAACAATTGTGGGCGGTACCAAGCAGATCAACATCGAGCGTCTGCTACACCTCCAACCAGATCTGGTGCTGGCGAACCTGGAAGAGAACACCCGGGAGATCGTCGAGACGCTGGATCCGCACGTGCCAGTCTTTGTCACGCACGTGCGCACACTGGACGACGCCCTTCAGATGATCCGTCAGATCGGCTACCTTACCGGCACCGACTCAAAAGCCGACGCACTGGCCACTACGATTGCTGAACGCTTTGCCGCATTGCCGACCTTCCCCCCCGTACGTACGCTTTATCTGATCTGGCGCAACCCCTACATGAGCGTCGGACACGATACCTTCATCCACGATATGCTTCAGCGCGGTGGCTTTGAAAACGTATGTGCGCACCAGACGCGCTATCCAGTACTCGATCCCGAAGCGATTCGCAAACTCCAGCCTGAGGTCATACTGCTCAGTAGCGAACCCTATCCCTTCAAAGCCACCCACTTCGACGAGCTACGCCCCCTGTGTCCTGGTGCAACGTTTCTGCTGGTCGATGGCCAGCCGTTTTCCTGGTACGGCGCACGCCTGTTAGAAACGCCTGCGTACCTGCAACGCCTGCGTACGCAACTGCCCATCCGGTTGCCATCTTAG
- the murC gene encoding UDP-N-acetylmuramate--L-alanine ligase: MKRLEDYPDAHLRRFERPPAPPADAVRDIYLIGICGTGMGPLALLLHEAGYHVRGSDAAAYPPMSMLLRRHGISFHESFDPAHLDPPPDLVIVGNACTPTHPEAAIARARRLPQLSMPEALAHFFLFNRRPVVVAGTHGKTTTAGLLAHVLDSAGLDPGFFIGGVMVGTETSGRIGTSPWFVVEGDEYDSAYFDKRPKFLHYRPRAILLTSIEFDHADLYDDLDDYREAFEQLVALLPPDGLLVAHGDDPTVRQVARAYRGRLCTYGLHTLCDVTVGQVYPTFDGQHFTLIADGRERGRFFLPLSGRHNLRNALAVCAFGLEIGLPPEQLHKGLATFPGIKRRLEVRGEAGGVLIVDDFAHHPTAVRETLRAARQRWPDRRLVAVFEPRSNSSRRKRFEQAYTEAFDDADAVWLSMPPFRHNDRPEDFFDPEAVAAGIRARGIPAHVASGVEALLPLLLEALCPGDVALIMSNGAFGNLPERLLQALSPQSTAKTSQQAHDPLSA; the protein is encoded by the coding sequence ATGAAACGGCTTGAGGACTACCCGGACGCACACTTACGGCGATTCGAGCGGCCACCTGCTCCGCCTGCAGATGCCGTGCGTGATATATACCTGATCGGTATCTGCGGTACAGGTATGGGGCCCCTGGCTCTGCTCCTTCATGAAGCAGGGTATCATGTGCGTGGCAGTGACGCGGCCGCTTATCCGCCCATGAGCATGCTGTTGCGTCGGCATGGGATCTCGTTCCATGAAAGCTTCGATCCAGCTCATCTGGATCCCCCTCCTGATCTGGTTATTGTGGGCAATGCCTGTACCCCTACCCATCCTGAAGCGGCCATCGCCCGTGCGCGTCGGCTCCCGCAACTCTCCATGCCTGAAGCGCTGGCACATTTCTTTTTGTTCAACCGTCGACCCGTGGTCGTAGCCGGCACCCATGGCAAAACCACCACAGCAGGCTTGCTGGCCCACGTGCTGGATAGCGCCGGCCTGGACCCGGGCTTCTTCATCGGGGGCGTTATGGTCGGCACCGAAACAAGCGGTCGCATCGGCACCAGTCCCTGGTTTGTCGTCGAAGGCGATGAGTATGACAGTGCCTATTTCGACAAACGTCCCAAGTTCTTGCACTATCGTCCCCGGGCGATTTTGCTGACTTCTATCGAGTTTGACCATGCCGATCTGTACGACGATCTGGATGACTATCGAGAGGCCTTCGAACAGCTGGTAGCTTTGTTGCCTCCTGACGGGCTCCTGGTAGCGCATGGCGACGACCCAACAGTCCGACAGGTAGCACGCGCCTATCGGGGACGGCTATGCACTTATGGGCTGCACACGCTCTGCGATGTAACGGTCGGGCAGGTATATCCGACCTTTGATGGTCAGCACTTCACGCTGATTGCAGACGGCAGGGAACGAGGTCGCTTCTTCCTCCCCCTGAGTGGTCGTCATAATCTGCGTAACGCACTGGCTGTATGCGCTTTCGGGCTGGAGATAGGCCTGCCCCCTGAACAGCTACACAAAGGGCTGGCCACTTTCCCGGGCATAAAGCGCCGTCTGGAGGTTCGAGGTGAGGCCGGGGGTGTACTGATAGTGGACGACTTTGCGCATCACCCAACGGCCGTCCGCGAAACGCTACGCGCCGCCCGCCAGCGCTGGCCGGACCGCCGACTGGTAGCCGTCTTCGAACCCCGCTCCAACTCAAGCCGTCGCAAACGCTTTGAACAGGCCTACACGGAAGCCTTCGACGATGCCGATGCCGTGTGGCTCAGCATGCCGCCCTTCCGGCATAACGATCGACCTGAGGACTTTTTCGATCCAGAAGCGGTGGCTGCCGGCATTCGAGCACGTGGCATTCCGGCACATGTAGCTTCAGGCGTCGAAGCCCTGCTGCCACTTTTGTTGGAAGCGCTTTGTCCGGGCGATGTGGCTTTGATCATGAGCAACGGCGCTTTTGGTAATCTGCCTGAGCGTCTCCTGCAGGCACTGTCCCCGCAATCCACCGCGAAAACCTCCCAGCAGGCCCATGATCCCCTTTCCGCGTGA
- a CDS encoding EpsG family protein, which produces MIYLIGWLLVYYYLVVRLLVRHRVRLLALGVIVLLGALAIFRGAVGTDTFSYEKAVIDSERMAGIEPGFWLLTALLHSLLQDPVLVIRGVACVFTVLLCWFVWKADDDELFFVMAFVVPVFFYAFSMNVLRMGLASVIFLLALQLDRRQQLQKALLLAFVSILFHYSVVFVILYLWLIDNKLSGKGKVVGIIGIVLFVVLLILFNETYFEIKLKSYVMIEPPGMLSGLSRIILCMVLLAGVVFSSLPPREKHRLFWWTLLFMGMFWGITRISYAGLRLLDLLIFTLAVAIMRSYGRTGQPVDRIVKASWLLAGLLGAAAMYRNMLQERFWSPSPWLPYHTLFER; this is translated from the coding sequence ATGATCTACCTGATTGGCTGGCTACTGGTCTATTATTATCTGGTGGTTCGCCTGCTGGTGCGACATCGGGTACGTCTGCTGGCGCTGGGTGTGATCGTACTACTCGGGGCTCTGGCCATCTTCCGGGGAGCTGTAGGCACCGATACGTTTTCCTATGAAAAAGCAGTGATCGATTCTGAACGCATGGCAGGCATTGAACCCGGGTTCTGGTTGCTTACAGCTCTCCTGCATAGCCTGCTTCAAGATCCGGTGCTGGTGATTCGTGGCGTTGCCTGTGTTTTTACCGTGTTACTCTGCTGGTTCGTATGGAAGGCCGATGATGATGAATTGTTTTTTGTGATGGCTTTTGTCGTACCTGTGTTTTTTTATGCGTTTAGTATGAATGTACTGCGCATGGGATTGGCCTCGGTCATTTTTCTTTTAGCGTTACAATTAGATAGAAGACAGCAGCTACAAAAGGCTCTTTTGTTGGCTTTTGTTTCAATATTATTTCATTATTCTGTGGTTTTTGTGATCCTTTATCTATGGCTTATCGATAATAAACTGAGTGGAAAAGGTAAGGTAGTAGGTATAATAGGAATTGTTTTGTTTGTTGTTTTACTCATCCTTTTCAATGAGACATATTTTGAGATCAAGTTAAAAAGTTATGTCATGATAGAACCCCCCGGTATGTTATCTGGCTTATCCCGAATTATTCTGTGTATGGTTCTGCTGGCCGGGGTGGTATTCTCGTCGCTGCCACCGCGGGAAAAACATCGCCTCTTTTGGTGGACGCTGTTGTTTATGGGGATGTTCTGGGGTATTACACGTATTTCGTATGCCGGGCTACGTCTGTTGGATCTGCTGATTTTTACGCTGGCGGTAGCGATTATGCGTAGCTATGGACGCACCGGCCAACCTGTGGATCGTATTGTGAAAGCCAGCTGGCTACTGGCCGGCTTGTTAGGGGCGGCAGCTATGTACCGCAATATGCTGCAGGAGCGCTTCTGGTCGCCCAGTCCCTGGCTTCCTTACCACACGCTCTTCGAGCGCTAA